In Pyricularia oryzae 70-15 chromosome 2, whole genome shotgun sequence, one genomic interval encodes:
- a CDS encoding PH domain-containing protein: MARNRVLSFVSQFSAAGRDHNNRTPTPTSNSPPRSNGTIPFPPLQTSLGHSHETTNSVFSPTPSSPTRPDFTASPVAASLNGDSPPDSSPRTGRQRANSRPLSMVQTYTPPVMDVNEDTIPELQPIFTFLNNHSNKLYQEGYFLKLDDQNSQGRPNPDRTWTECFAQLVGTVLSLWDAAELDAAGEHGEVLPKFINLTDASIKMIESLPTRSNDEQPLQNILSISTAGRNRYLLHFNSHHSLIQWTAGIRLAMFEHTTLQEAYTGALIAGKGKTLNNIGVVMERSRLKTEDWVRVRFGAGVPWRRCWCVITPPDEKEYQKQQKELKKRSPYDRSPVPLLKGDIKFYDTRKEGKKQKKAKPIASISDANAAYAIYPQAKSLIDASTLLKIEGNITIHSDPPSSTEGFVFIMPESHPGVSGFEMLLRYLFPTWDTFGLYGRPGRLIASVLDQRSLMFGMPKHKKYGYLEILDVTSLILSDGSGSWSEKEWRRRLKELTAARMTAMDEDMKANGHSRSASRRSARLSIGPGSSVSHGRPRVNFADESDTRRTSRSMTVSERPSHRNDSAPPAAERQRVPSPPTKNGHSRNVSDTRLETQFEQMPYRHTPGFDSPVSVASPSPMNGGPQARGFVNDLASTPERLSSEDELPPNPPPRDFGNMERMQTPEPVHPPPAFSHAPSSRPAGKPYHSPELRRANSRLSSTTLAQLANAGGVKPESYKDEFGRTSSESSSGSRPVQGDPRSQAVHAHVNSLGITANSNRSREAINQSSDRSTPTPPGQPPGPATPRDPGSQLHKSPLNQAMVPPSPQEMESQRSHPRYESRTGSIPSSGPVHRKPLPQQAHHALAQITRQDTQRSETSNYDDEDSTTGSHDYASTTSAESVKSVERPRMGVLKTVGAEQQAQLTNAEKSYDIPQIDFGPTINYASTPTPRSKTPTPLSNNESHGSRARSPNISLSPSPGQTHHRQGSSDTLRKMAWQPGAIAGSSDRPGALTPEQYVQQKAAAASATPLYAHSRSPSSNTLTAMRNNTPTPPLHKRSSSYDMLRLREGHSRSNSADLLRPGSQGALTTLGYGSGDVPARMSPREQEHIARGSGGHPVSMATNNGSMQPGGLVGVIQAREREKAEIKQGVSSALAYEAKNRQEREMRQQQQQQLQYTSQAAYGAHSQPGFAGGVPSMYSGHVVQPASHWGGPAAIPRGEMGYVDVYGQPELQPSPQFHSHMQGSPASQYRPASFSRPWPRQGQAQGVSPGGYATPPAGPHPSRGRSEAMGNMGREAQSHRGQAF; this comes from the exons ttctttcttttgtgtcCCAGTTCTCTGCTGCGGGTAGGGACCACAACAACAGAACCCCGACACCTACTTCCAACTCGCCTCCCAGGAGCAACGGCACAATCCCGTTTCCGCCTCTGCAGACTTCACTCGGCCACAGTCACGAAACCACAAACTCGGTCTTCTCTCCAACCCCATCCTCGCCGACTCGACCCGACTTTACCGCCTCGCCTGTAGCCGCGTCCCTGAACGGTGATTCACCCCCTGACTCGAGCCCACGCACAGGAAGGCAAAGAGCAAATTCCAGACCTCTTTCCATGGTGCAAACGTATACGCCGCCAGTCATGGATGTCAACGAGGATACGATTCCCGAATTGCAACCAATCTTTACCTTTCTCAACAATCACTCAAACAAGCTATATCAGGAGGGGTACTTCCTGAAGCTGGACGACCAGAATTCTC AGGGTCGACCGAACCCAGATCGAACATGGACCGAATGCTTTGCACAACTCGTGGGCACCGTCCTCTCTCTGTGGGATGCGGCGGAGCTAGATGCTGCCGGTGAACATGGGGAGGTTCTCCCAAAGTTTATCAACTTGACAGACGCTTCGATCAAGATG ATTGAATCTCTACCCACCAGGTCCAACGACGAACAACCCCTTCAAAACATTCTGAGCATATCAACTGCAGGTCGCAACCGTTATCTATTGCACTTCAACTCGCATCATTCTCTGATCCAATGGACCGCCGGCATCCGTCTCGCCATGTTTGAGCACACGACGCTTCAGGAGGCGTATACTGGTGCGCTGATAGCTGGCAAGGGCAAGACCTTGAACAACATTGGTGTGGTAATGGAGCGATCCAGGCTCAAGACCGAAGATTGGGTCCGTGTTCGTTTTGGGGCTGGTGTGCCCTGGAGGAGATGCTGGTGTGTAATCACACCGCCGGATGAGAAGGAATATCAGAAGCAACAGAAGGAACTGAAGAAGCGTTCACCGTACGATCGATCACCGGTTCCTCTCTTGAAGGGCGATATCAAATTCTACGACACCAGAAAGGAAGGgaagaagcagaagaaggcGAAACCGATTGCTTCGATATCAGACGCAAATGCGGCGTATGCAATATACCCACAGGCCAAATCCCTTATCGATGCATCGACTCTTCTCAAGATCGAGGGCAACATTACCATTCACTCAGACCCGCCATCGTCTACGGAAGGCTTCGTTTTCATCATGCCCGAGTCGCATCCCGGCGTTAGTGGCTTCGAGATGCTCCTTAGGTATCTTTTCCCAACATGGGACACATTTGGTCTCTACGGCCGTCCAGGACGCCTTATTGCAAGCGTTCTAGATCAGCGATCCCTCATGTTCGGCATGCCCAAACACAAAAAGTACGGGTATTTGGAGATCCTAGATGTCACAAGCCTAATACTTTCGGATGGTAGTGGTTCCTGGTCAGAGAAGGAATGGAGACGGCGTCTGAAGGAGCTCACCGCAGCAAGAATGACCGCTATGGACGAAGATATGAAGGCAAATGGACATAGTCGCAGTGCAAGCCGGCGGAGTGCCAGGCTTAGCATTGGGCCCGGGTCGAGTGTCAGTCATGGAAGACCTCGAGTGAATTTTGCTGACGAGTCGGATACGAGGCGAACATCGCGGTCTATGACGGTCTCGGAAAGGCCCAGTCATCGTAACGATTCtgcgccgccggcggcagaGAGACAGCGTGTGCCGTCGCCTCCGACCAAAAATGGCCACAGCCGAAATGTTTCTGATACACGCTTAGAGACCCAGTTTGAACAGATGCCGTACCGCCACACGCCAGGTTTCGACAGCCCTGTTTCCGTAGCGTCTCCCTCGCCCATGAATGGGGGACCACAGGCGCGTGGTTTCGTTAACGACTTGGCTTCTACGCCTGAGCGCCTTAGCTCGGAAGATGAGCTTCCACCAAACCCACCGCCTCGAGACTTTGGAAACATGGAGCGCATGCAGACGCCAGAGCCTGTTCATCCTCCACCAGCGTTTTCGCACGCCCCGTCGTCGCGGCCAGCAGGAAAGCCCTATCACTCACCCGAGCTTCGCAGAGCCAACAGCCGTCTATCCAGCACAACTCTGGCGCAACTTGCCAATGCTGGTGGCGTCAAGCCCGAGTCCTACAAGGATGAATTCGGAAGAACAAGCAGCGAGTCTAGCTCGGGGTCACGACCTGTACAAGGGGACCCAAGAAGCCAAGCGGTACATGCACACGTCAACTCTCTAGGGATCACAGCTAATTCTAACCGATCTCGTGAAGCTATAAATCAATCGAGTGACAGATCTACCCCTACCCCCCCTGGGCAGCCTCCGGGCCCGGCAACGCCGCGGGACCCCGGTTCCCAGCTGCACAAGTCACCACTGAACCAGGCAATGGTGCCGCCGTCACCGCAAGAGATGGAGTCCCAGAGATCACATCCCCGCTATGAATCACGAACAGGCAGTATCCCATCGTCTGGCCCTGTCCATAGGAAACCCTTACCCCAGCAGGCACATCATGCACTTGCACAGATTACCCGTCAAGACACCCAGCGTAGTGAAACTAGCAActatgacgacgaggactcCACTACTGGGAGCCACGACTACGCGAGCACCACATCAGCCGAAAGTGTCAAGTCTGTCGAACGACCACGCATGGGCGTTCTCAAAACTGTAGGTGCTGAGCAACAGGCCCAGCTAACAAACGCCGAGAAGAGTTATGACATACCGCAAATCGACTTTGGGCCGACCATCAACTATGCATCTACCCCTACGCCTCGAAGCAAGACACCTACGCCATTGTCTAACAATGAGTCACATGGGTCCCGCGCGCGTTCACCCAACATCAGCCTCTCACCCAGCCCTGGGCAGACTCATCATCGTCAGGGCTCAAGCGACACATTGCGGAAGATGGCATGGCAGCCAGGCGCGATTGCTGGCAGCTCAGATCGTCCTGGTGCACTCACCCCGGAACAGTATGTCCAGCAGAAAGCGGCAGCGGCATCAGCCACGCCTTTGTACGCACATTCCCGTTCGCCTTCCAGTAATACGCTCACCGCCATGCGAAACAACACTCCAACCCCGCCCTTGCACAAACGGAGCTCCAGTTATGATATGCTGCGCCTTAGAGAGGGCCATTCGAGGTCTAATTCGGCCGACCTGCTGAGGCCCGGCTCCCAAGGTGCCCTTACAACTCTTGGCTATGGGTCTGGAGACGTGCCGGCTCGCATGTCCCCACGCGAGCAGGAACATATCGCCCGAGGGAGTGGTGGGCACCCAGtatccatggctacaaacaaTGGATCGATGCAGCCTGGCGGTCTCGTGGGCGTAATTCAGGCgagggagagagaaaaggCAGAGATAAAACAAGGTGTCAGCTCAGCTTTGGCCTATGAGGCTAAGAATCGGCAAGAACGTGAGATgcggcagcaacaacagcaacagctacAGTACACGTCCCAAGCAGCTTATGGTGCACATTCTCAACCAGGCTTTGCTGGAGGTGTGCCCTCAATGTACAGTGGCCACGTTGTCCAACCTGCTTCACACTGGGGCGGCCCGGCGGCAATCCCACGTGGTGAAATGGGTTATGTCGACGTATATGGTCAACCTGAGCTTCAACCATCACCGCAATTCCATAGCCATATGCAAGGCTCACCAGCATCACAATACCGTCCTGCGAGCTTCTCCAGACCTTGGCCGCGTCAAGGTCAAGCGCAGGGGGTGTCACCAGGAGGCTACGCAACGCCTCCCGCTGGACCACACCCTTCGCGAGGCCGATCAGAAGCCATGGGTAACATGGGACGTGAGGCTCAGTCTCACCGAGGTCAGGCGTTCTAG
- a CDS encoding periodic tryptophan protein 1 translates to MSTMITTTSWVPRGFAAPFPKKYDFDEEEFERIAHLAKLQLDDAKDDLDEAQGQDEAGEEEETKTAGDSKVKKSSKESKESTEIDINDDDLKEYDLEHYDDDDEDPNGVAGQGMGIFGNVKSLAYYENNEDDPYITLKEGKTGEDDDDREDLQILATDNLLLAAKVEDELAHLEVYVYEDAADNLYVHHDIMLPAIPLCVEWLDIAVEKKDTPKDAAANFVAIGTMDPDIEIWDLDTIDCMYPNAILGQGSNADEASGKKKKKKKSKKVNDEFHVDAVLALAANRKHRNLLASASADKTVKLWDLNTTKCAKSYKYHTDKVCSVAWHPVESTVLLSGSYDRTIVAADMRAPDAKVPRWGVESDVENVRWDPHDPNFFFVSTENGLIHYYDVRNAPSDPATSKATWTLQAHDESISSFDINPVIPGFMVTGSTDKTVKLWNIQESGPSMIVSRNLDVGKVFSTSFAPDAEVGFRLSVAGSKGTVTVWDTSTNPAIRRAFAGKIADNKGAEVKERVIGVNNAGDDEESDSEDDDDDDEEDGDGSDSDESMNDA, encoded by the exons ATGTCTACTATGATAACCACCACATCTTGGGTGCCGCGAGGCTTTGCGGCACCATTTCCCAAAAAGTACGACTTTGACGAAGAAGAATTTGAGCGCATCGCGCATCTAGCGAAGCTGCAACTGGACGACGCCAAGGACGACCTTGATGAGGCTCAGGGTCAGGATGAAGCTGGTGAAGAGGAAGAGACAAAGACTGCTGGCGATTCCAAGGTCAAGAAATCCTCGAAGGAGTCTAAAGAGTCCACAGA AATCGACATAAACGACGACGATCTCAAGGAATACGACTTGGAACActacgatgatgatgatgaagacCCGAATGGAGTAGCGGGACAGGGCATGGGCATTTTCGGAAACGTGAAGTCGCTGGCTTACTATGAGAACAACGAGGACGACCCCTACATCACTctgaaagaaggaaagacaggcgaggacgacgatgacagGGAAGATCTTCAGATCTTGGCGACCGACAACCTACTACTCGCAGCCAAGGTTGAGGATGAGCTCGCCCATCTGGAAGTCTATGTCTACGAAGATGCCGCCGACAATCTTTATGTCCACCACGATATCATGCTTCCCGCAATACCACTGTGTGTGGAGTGGCTAGACATTGCCGTGGAGAAGAAGGATACTCCAAAGGATGCAGCGGCAAACTTTGTAGCCATCGGCACAATGGACCCTGATATCGAGATTTGGGATCTCGACACGATTGACTGCATGTACCCGAACGCGATCCTGGGTCAGGGGAGCAACGCAGACGAGGCCTcgggcaaaaagaagaagaagaagaagtcgAAGAAGGTCAACGATGAGTTCCACGTGGACGCTGTACTGGCATTGGCGGCCAACCGGAAACACAGGAACCTGCTCGCCTCTGCATCAGCAGACAAGACAGTCAAGCTCTGGGACCTCAACACAACCAAGTGTGCCAAGTCGTACAAGTACCACACCGACAAGGTGTGCTCGGTAGCATGGCACCCGGTCGAATCAACGGTGCTTTTGAGCGGAAGCTATGACCGGACTATCGTGGCCGCCGACATGCGCGCCCCCGATGCCAAGGTGCCTCGCTGGGGCGTGGAGAGCGATGTCGAGAACGTGAGGTGGGATCCTCACGACCCCAActtcttcttcgtctccaCGGAGAACGGACTAATTCACTACTACGATGTGCGTAATGCGCCTTCCGACCCGGCCACCAGCAAGGCTACCTGGACTCTACAGGCCCATGACGAGTCGATATCCTCATTCGACATCAACCCTGTTATTCCTGGCTTCATGGTCACCGGCTCAACAGACAAGACCGTCAAGCTTTGGAACATCCAGGAATCGGGTCCGTCGATGATAGTTTCGCGTAACCTTGACGTCGGCAAGGTTTTCTCAACAAGCTTTGCTCCCGATGCCGAAGTTGGCTTCCGCCTGTCGGTTGCGGGAAGCAAGGGAACCGTGACCGTGTGGGACACGAGCACCAACCCGGCCATTCGCCGTGCATTCGCCGGAAAAATAGCCGACAACAAGGGTGCGGAGGTGAAGGAGAGAGTGATTGGCGTCAACAACGCTggagacgacgaggagagcGATTCAgaggacgatgatgacgatgacgaggaggatgGCGATGGTTCAGATAGTGATGAGTCTATGAATGACGCATAG
- a CDS encoding pre-mRNA-splicing factor ATP-dependent RNA helicase prp16 — MSDRDSNPKRRRLEFNPLRSDDRYSSLPTRESGRNFKEPPRRFQFNRERRDGGGSGSGVTTPRARDDASPQAEVPEEDETALDRDWYAGDETGHTFGDEYHNPFAAYADDSLAEKEQIEKKTGRFDRMSARAQQKQRDIDAWETNRMLTSGVAQRRDLGADFEDDEEATRIHLLVHDLKPPFLDGRTVFTKQLEPVPAVRDNQSDMAVFSRKGSRVVKERRQQRERQKQAQDATNMAGTALGNLMGIKGEEDGDSALPVPDDQAPAEVKAEKSDNKFSEHMKKNDGASNFSQTKSIREQREFLPAFAVREDLMRVIRDNQVIIVVGETGSGKTTQLTQFLYEDGYGQLGMIGCTQPRRVAAMSVAKRVSEEMEVKLGGTVGYAIRFEDCTSKDTVIKYMTDGVLLRESLNEPDLDRYSCIIMDEAHERALNTDVLMGLFKKILQRRRDLKLIVTSATMNAKRFSDFFGGAPDFTIPGRTFPVDVMFSRSPVEDYVDQAVQQVLNIHVSMGTGDILVFMTGQEDIEVTCELVRERLDALNDPPKLSILPIYSQMPADLQAKIFDRAPPGVRKCIVATNIAETSLTVDGIMYVVDAGYSKLKVYNPKMGMDTLQITPISQANASQRSGRAGRTGPGKAFRLFTEKAFKDELYIQTIPEIQRTNLSNTILLIKSLGVKDMLDFDFMDPPPQDTMTTSLFDLWALGALDNLGDMTDLGRKMNFFPMDPPLAKLIIMAEEYGCTEEMITIVSMLSVPNVFYRPKERQEESDAAREKFFVPESDHLTFLHVYSQWKANGHSDAWCSRHFLHSKSLRRAKEVRDQLLDIMKTQKMDIVSCGTDWDVVRRCICSGYYHQAAKVKGIGEYINLRTSVTVQLHPTSALYGLGFLPDYVVYHELILTSKEYMSTVTSVDPMWLADLGGVFYSVKEKGYSARDKRVVETEFNRKMEIEAQMAEDKRRDEEQKKADADKANGKVKSSVDGAGKKFVTKGSVRKPVMKKRGRP; from the coding sequence ATGTCCGATCGAGACAGTAACCCCAAAAGGCGACGCCTCGAATTTAACCCATTGCGCTCTGACGACCGCTACAGCTCGCTGCCAACCCGAGAAAGCGGTCGAAACTTCAAGGAACCGCCGCGACGGTTCCAGTTTAACCGCGAAAGGAGAGATGGCGGCGGATCAGGCTCTGGCGTGACGACGCCTCGTGCCCGGGATGACGCTTCACCGCAAGCGGAAGTTCCCGAAGAGGATGAGACCGCGCTGGACCGTGACTGGTATGCTGGCGACGAGACTGGTCATACGTTTGGCGACGAGTACCACAACCCGTTCGCAGCGTATGCCGATGACAGCCTGGCCGAAAAGGAACAGATTGAGAAGAAGACAGGTCGTTTCGACCGGATGAGCGCCCGGGCACAACAAAAGCAGAGGGATATTGATGCATGGGAGACCAATCGTATGCTCACGTCGGGTGTCGCTCAGAGGCGGGATCTGGGAGCCGACTTTGAGGATGATGAAGAGGCCACCCGCATACATCTCCTTGTGCATGATTTGAAGCCTCCTTTTTTGGACGGCCGCACCGTATTCACCAAGCAACTCGAGCCTGTGCCCGCAGTCAGGGATAATCAGAGCGACATGGCTGTGTTCAGTCGGAAGGGTAGCAGGGTGGTAAAGGAAAGGAGACAGCAGAGAGAGCGCCAGAAGCAGGCGCAGGATGCAACGAACATGGCTGGGACCGCGCTGGGAAACTTGATGGGCATCAAGGGAGAGGAAGATGGCGACAGTGCGCTCCCGGTACCTGATGACCAAGCCCCTGCCGAAGTCAAGGCCGAGAAATCGGATAACAAGTTCAGCGAGCACATGAAGAAAAACGACGGAGCCAGCAACTTCAGTCAAACCAAATCAATCAGGGAACAGCGTGAATTTCTACCCGCATTTGCGGTTCGGGAAGATTTGATGCGGGTAATTCGGGACAACCAGGTGATCATCGTGGTCGGCGAGACTGGTTCTGGCAAGACCACACAGCTCACTCAGTTTCTGTATGAGGATGGGTACGGTCAACTCGGCATGATAGGTTGCACCCAGCCAAGGCGAGTTGCTGCAATGAGCGTAGCCAAGCGTGTAAGCGAAGAAATGGAGGTCAAACTTGGCGGGACGGTCGGCTATGCAATCCGTTTCGAGGattgcacaagcaaagaCACCGTCATCAAGTATATGACCGATGGTGTTCTCTTGCGCGAATCTCTGAACGAACCGGACCTTGACCGGTACTCATGTATCATCATGGACGAGGCACACGAACGTGCACTGAACACCGACGTTTTGATGGGCTTGTTCAAGAAAATATTGCAAAGGAGGAGAGACCTGAAGCTCATCGTGACATCTGCAACGATGAACGCAAAACGCTTTTCCGACTTTTTCGGTGGCGCGCCGGATTTCACCATTCCCGGAAGAACATTCCCCGTTGATGTCATGTTTTCTCGGTCGCCCGTGGAGGACTACGTTGATCAGGCTGTCCAGCAAGTTCTCAATATCCATGTCTCCATGGGAACTGGCGATATCCTTGTGTTCATGACAGGACAGGAGGATATCGAGGTGACGTGCGAGCTGGTTCGAGAGCGTTTGGATGCGCTGAATGACCCTCCCAAGCTCAGCATTCTACCCATATACAGTCAAATGCCAGCTGATTTACAGGCCAAGATCTTTGACAGAGCACCGCCTGGTGTCCGCAAATGCATCGTTGCCACAAATATTGCAGAAACGAGTTTGACAGTTGACGGTATCATGTACGTGGTCGACGCCGGTTATTCGAAGCTCAAGGTTTACAACCCCAAAATGGGCATGGATACCCTTCAAATCACCCCGATTTCCCAAGCGAACGCCTCACAAAGATCCGGACGCGCTGGAAGAACAGGCCCGGGCAAAGCCTTTAGGCTGTTTACGGAGAAAGCATTCAAAGATGAGCTTTATATACAGACCATACCCGAGATTCAGCGCACGAATCTTAGCAACACCATACTACTCATTAAATCACTCGGTGTAAAAGATATGCTGGACTTCGACTTCATGGATCCGCCGCCTCAGGACACGATGACGACATCACTCTTTGACCTTTGGGCACTCGGGGCTCTAGATAACCTTGGAGACATGACGGATCTCGGCCGCAAGATGAACTTCTTTCCGATGGATCCCCCTTTGGCAAAGTTAATCATTATGGCGGAGGAGTACGGCTGTACCGAGGAAATGATCACAATCGTGTCGATGCTTTCAGTGCCCAACGTCTTTTACCGGCCCAAGGAGCGGCAGGAAGAGTCGGACGCAGCGCGAGAAAAGTTCTTTGTGCCAGAGTCGGATCACCTAACGTTCTTGCATGTGTACTCGCAGTGGAAGGCAAATGGTCACTCTGACGCGTGGTGCAGTCGGCACTTCCTGCATTCCAAATCGCTCAGGAGAGCCAAGGAGGTGCGAGACCAGCTTCTTGACATTATGAAGACCCAAAAGATGGACATTGTGAGTTGCGGGACAGACTGGGACGTTGTGCGCAGGTGCATCTGCTCTGGATACTACCACCAGGCTGCGAAGGTGAAGGGTATCGGCGAGTACATCAACCTGCGGACCAGCGTGACAGTCCAGCTTCACCCGACCAGTGCGCTTTACGGTCTCGGCTTTCTGCCCGACTATGTCGTCTACCACGAACTCATCCTTACCTCCAAGGAGTACATGTCAACCGTGACTTCAGTCGACCCCATGTGGCTTGCTGACCTAGGTGGTGTCTTCTACTCTGTCAAGGAAAAGGGATACTCTGCACGGGACAAGCGTGTGGTGGAGACCGAGTTCAACCGCAAGATGGAGATTGAGGCACAAATGGCCGAGGACAAGCGCAGGGATGAGGAACAGAAAAAGGCCGATGCGGACAAAGCAAACGGCAAAGTCAAGTCAAGTGTCGATGGGGCTGGGAAGAAGTTTGTCACCAAGGGTTCTGTAAGGAAGCCTGTTATGAAGAAGCGTGGGCGTCCATAG